The Triticum aestivum cultivar Chinese Spring chromosome 7B, IWGSC CS RefSeq v2.1, whole genome shotgun sequence genome window below encodes:
- the LOC123162815 gene encoding uncharacterized protein, translating to MELRSGHSLRSSQQQREDRISALPDDLLILVLAGLRCTAAAARTGVLSRRWRGLWTGLHQIVFCDVALASLEAALGSIDCPAVSLVEIRVPQRQIPEDRWPDPAVVDSLLRAAARLAPEKFVFHLQCISTNAELPCFYRATSIVLDSRILFLRVPTGVEFPVLETLSLSGCLVNLDTLLSRCPRLRMFRLKIKCLWSRKQDLTVHSASLQELVVQDQASWIQHVHILAPSLKQLTISLMASNSEVTISVLAPMLEKVSWYCRYTGWYVAFGLWRLEQLRLQTAERQGQLPSLHIHACTRSRILHGEAVKFTREIEKHMVVAFSVLELYLKTSGHVYGALVFHLFGIDRIRNDMQRLKIFLQKSMVEDRCPPDCPCVPTNWRSQTIFLTALEEVEIHRFEGGEHEIDFLKLIFECAPMLTRMNVKLSHKASATSSNNGCTKIYNIFGAYPSVESCVLS from the exons ATGGAGTTGAGATCAGGGCATAGCCTGCGTTCCTCCCAGCAGCAGAGAGAGGACCGCATCAGCGCCCTCCCTGACGACCTGCTCATCCTCGTTCTAGCTGGCCTAcgctgcaccgccgccgccgcgcgcaccGGTGTCCTCTCCCGCCGGTGGCGCGGCCTCTGGACCGGGCTCCACCAGATCGTCTTCTGCGATGTCGCGTTGGCTTCTCTCGAAGCAGCCCTCGGCAGCATCGACTGTCCCGCGGTTTCCCTCGTTGAAATCCGCGTCCCACAGAGGCAGATCCCAGAGGATCGCTGGCCCGACCCCGCTGTCGTCGATTCGCTGCTGCGCGCCGCCGCTCGTCTCGCACCTGAGAAGTTCGTCTTCCACCTCCAGTGCATCTCGACCAATGCCGAACTGCCATGCTTCTACCGCGCCACCTCGATCGTGCTGGACTCGCGCATCTTATTCCTCCGGGTGCCGACCGGAGTCGAGTTTCCCGTGCTGGAGACGCTGTCCCTCTCAGGCTGCCTTGTCAACCTTGATACCTTGCTCTCCCGCTGCCCGCGCCTGCGCATGTTCAGGCTGAAGATAAAGTGTCTTTGGTCTCGCAAACAAGACCTCACTGTCCACTCGGCGTCGCTGCAGGAGCTTGTCGTGCAAGACCAGGCATCATGGATACAGCATGTCCACATTCTTGCCCCCTCGCTTAAGCAACTGACCATATCCTTAATGGCCTCGAACTCGGAGGTCACCATCTCTGTTTTGGCACCAATGTTGGAGAAGGTCTCCTGGTACTGCCGTTATACCGGCTGGTATGTTGCCTTTGGTCTTTGGCGGCTCGAGCAGCTGAGGCTGCAGACGGCAGAGAGACAAGGACAACTCCCTTCGCTGCACATTCATGCGTGCACC CGTTCCCGTATTTTACACGGAGAAGCAGTCAAGTTTACGCGGGAGATAGAGAAGCATATGGTTGTTGCCTTCTCTGTTTTGGAGCTATATCTCAAAACAAGCGGGCATGTTTATGGAGCATTGGTTTTTCATCTCTTTGGGATAGACCGAATTCGTAATGATATGCAGAGGCTTAAGATCTTCCTACAGAAATCGATG GTGGAAGATAGATGCCCACCAGATTGTCCTTGTGTTCCCACAAATTGGAGATCCCAGACTATCTTCTTGACTGCTCTTGAAGAAGTGGAGATCCACCGATTCGAAGGAGGCGAACATGAGATTGATTTCTTAAAACTGATATTCGAATGTGCGCCAATGCTTACACGAATGAATGTGAAGCTATCACATAAGGCCTCTGCAACTTCAAGTAACAACGGATGCACAAAAATATACAACATCTTCGGGGCCTATCCTTCTGTGGAATCATGTGTTTTATCTTAA